The Sciurus carolinensis chromosome 18, mSciCar1.2, whole genome shotgun sequence region TtgtcctgggggtgggggctctAAGACCTAGGTGCATAGGGGTTCACCCTTCTGGAAAGCGTCCTGGTGGGCATGCTGTGTTCCTGACCCACACCTCATGCCCTTTCTGGTCTCTTGGCCTAGGTCAGTAAATAACAGTGTCCTAGATTTTCCATGAAGGACAAAGTGGGTCACAGCTGCTGCCTTTGTTCGCCCCTCTGCCCTGGCCAGAGTTGTCCTGCTGCCAGTTGATGTTTCAGTTCTTGTTGTCTTCTGTTCACTGCTTCTTGGCCTGAAGTAGCCAGGAATCATTGCTGCAGAAGATAAGGGCCTGGTTAAAGTGGCCACCCTCCTTCCTGCCAGGTCTTCACTGAGAGGACCCTTTAGCAAAGCCAGGGCCAGGCAGCAGCAGGTGCCCTCAGGGTTGCTGCCCTCTGGTGGTTGCCCGTGGTGACTGCTTAGAGCTTGCGTGTGAGCCTTCTCCCCAGGAGCCCAGCTGAGAGGGCCATGGCCTGCTCTGCAGGGGCCTGGGAGGATGAGGCTCTGCAGCAGATCTAGGGAATCAGTTCATTTGGCACATCAGGTCCAGCAAAGCTGAGCCCCACTCTTCCCCATGGCACTTGTCCCCGTCCTTATCAGTCACCTTCATTGTAGCATTTTCGGCCAAAATGCCATGGTATGGGCCAGGCCAGTCCTTAGGAATGGAGCCTTCTTCCATCATGGTTGGACAGGCTGGGAAGCTGGTCTGGGTGGTCTCTGGAACTAAACACCTGAGACTAACAGGCACTGTCCTTGACTttcagggagaggcagcaagtaGAGTGCAGGACCCAGGCCCTGAGCTGTCACCAGAGGAGAGGAGGGTCCTGGAAAGGAAGTTGAAGAAAGAacggaagaaggaggagaagaatcGACTGCGAGAGGCGGGCATTGCAGCAGCCCAGAACCCACCGGCCAGGCGCTCGGGCGCAGAGCTGGCCCTGGACTACCTCTGTGGGTGAGGGGACACCACTGTCATAGAGCTCCTGTGACCCCTTTTGCTTATGTAACAGCCTCAACCTCTTCTACCCCAGACAGGACCTCAGAAGGGGAGGTCTCCCTGAGGCCTACAATGGCCTCCTTCAAAAGCCCTTTCTCCAGGGGTCTGGCCCTGCTCAGAGACAGCACTTGGGTGAGAGTGGTGGGCTGGAGAGAAATGGCAGTCACGCACCTCCCTGAGTGCCCTTCCCTGCTGCTTCACCACAAGCCTCGGGGTGGCCAGAGAGCTTGTGGTTCCTGCCATGAGGCAGGGCCCCTGGGAGCCTCCCTGTCATGGTACTGTCACAACCCCATCCTTGGCCGGGGCACAGCAAGGAACTGACCTTGGCTCAGGTCCTCACAGTTTCTCCCATGGACTTGCCAACTGTCCCATCCCTAGTCACAGTTCTGGTTCCTTAAATGTACCCTGCTCCACCCATGCCAGAGGGGGCTTTCCCATGTGCAGTCTGATCACGTGACCCCAGCAAAGCTCCCCTGCATGCCCACATTGGGGGTGCTGCCCATGGCCGAGGCCCTCCACCTCATCCCAGTGACTGGGCTCCTCCTGACCCTACTGCAACCCCTAGTGGGAAAGGCAGGCCCAGGTTGCAGTTCCTCCCGTTTAGAGCTTCTGGGGTGGGCACAGCCCAGTCGGGAGTGCGGCTGTAGGGGCAGAGGGCAAGGATTGCTGTTGTTGGGTGGGTGCAGGTGCCAGCGGGGACGATGAAAGCCAGGGGCTGGTGGACAGTGGCAGCCGCACCACAGTGTAAACATACTTAGTGCCTCTGAACTATGCCCTGTGTTCCCCCACAGACTGTGCAGCTGATTTGACATGGGGAAGGCCAGGTGGCAGCTGGCCAGGGGTGCCACCGAGAGGAGACAGAGGGATAGTCAGAGTGGGTGTCTTTGCACACGCTTCTGGAGTGGACAGAGCACAGTACCGATGCCTGTGCTGCTGACTACCCTGAGGGGGGACACCCACCTCCCCACACTCACCAACAGGGTCCTTTTTCACTTCTAAAGCTTCCCTGATTGCTAGCACTGGATAGAGTGACAGGGATGGGTGCCAGTGGTTCCCGTGCAACCACGTCCTCTCAGATAAGAGATGGATTCCTATGACGTCTCCCAGAGGGAGCAGGGGTGCCTGGTGGGGTGAGTCTGCCCCTGAACGGGAAGACAGGCCCTGACTGCACCGTCTCATTTGTGGAAAGGAGACAGGGCAAGATGGAAGTCACTGGTGCCTGTGGGGGGCTGGCTACCAGGGGCCCCACTTGGACCCCATCTCCCTGTGAGCTTGGATGTGGTCACACCTCTAGGCTGACATTGGCAGGGCCACAGGAGCAGTGCTGACTTCCCTTCTTGGTCTCTTCTTGTGGGGTCTAGCTACCCAGTTGGAGTGGGACCACAGGACCATAGGAGCCTGGGTCTGGGGCCCACTGCATGGCTAAAGCTGCTTAGCCTTTGTGCTGCCAGTGTCCCCACGCCTGCCAGGAGTCAGCAACCACTCAAAAGGCCATTGTGGAGTGGGCAGGCCTGGAGCCCCTGGGTAGGTCCCTGGTCTGGAGGACACGGGGAGCTCCAGCTGTACTTGGATCCAGGTCTTCCCACAGGGAAATCCCAGGCAGGAACAAACCAGGGGAGTTGGTGATGTGTTCTGGGGATCTTCTCAGTGACTGGGTTCGTGTGAGGGGCTGAAGTAGGCACCCCTGGTCTGGGGGCAATTGGGGGACTGAAATACCCACACAGTGGCTTGAATAGGGAAGGTTTATTATGTGGGAACAGACTGTGAGAGGGCCCCAACTGGTGAGCTGAACAAGGATTCCAGAGAACAGAGCAGCAGATTCCAGGCCCAGGCTCATGCCCAGAGGGGCCCCGGACCAGACCCCAGGACTGAGGCCCAGACCTTCTGGGATAGGGTTCATGGGAGCTGTTCAAAGGAGGCACCCCTGGGGACATGGTGCTGCAGAACGCTGAGGGACACTCAGAGGAATGGGACAGAAACTGACCTTCATGTCTCTGCCCCCGTCCTTCTACCTCCCACTGTGCATTTGGCAAAGGAAGCATCTCCAAAGGGCCCACTCCATTTCCTCAGAGCAGGTGGTAGAGGGGCTTGGGAGTGCACCTTGGGGCAGCaaggtgcctggcacagaggcTGAGGGGTCTGTTCTGGAATCCAGCCCTCACCCTGAATGTCCCGTTTCCAGGAGGGCAAGTCAGCTACCTGTAGGGACATGCGAGGTGGGGCTTTGACCATGCAGGTAGCATCAGTAGCTCAGCCCTCTGTGTGACTCCTAGAGGGTGAGCTGATGTCCCCCACAGCACTGACCCCAAAGTTCCTTTCCCAGACTTGCTCACTTACATAATGTCCCTTCAGAGTGAGCACAACCCTGACAGCACCTGGGGACCAGATCAGCTGAGGCCCCACCCAACTGCTTTAACAAAGGCCAAGCAGCGCAGACCCCCACGGACACTTCTGTGCCTGTCCTCTGCCAACTGAGCAGCCCAGACTGGCATGGCCCCCTTCCTTTTCCCGCACTCTCCATGCGTACTGCCAGGCCCACAGACTATCCCTGTCCCCATGAGCAGGAGGCAGAGTGGCCCACTCCCCCAGGGGCACTCCCAGCCCCACCTGTCCCAACCCAGCCTCCACTGACCTGCCTAGACACAAGGGAACCCTAGCTGCCCGAcccctggaggaggaaggggctcCCGGGGCTCTGCCATCCCATGCAAGAGGAGCTTTTTGAAGAAGCCTGAGCCCAGGAAGTTCAGAGTGCTCACTTTAGGGTTGTGAGGTCACAGAAGTATAGGACTGAAAGAAATGGCCCCAAGCCATCCAGTCTTTATGTCCTATTTTAGTGCGGGCACCCCAGATTGGCCGAGGGGCCCCACAGCCTGCTGAGCTGGCACATCTGCCTGACCAGGCTCTCGCCACCGTGCAGATTCTCACCCTCAGCAGATTCAGCTCAGTTAGGGGCTGTCCAAGCGCCTGGGACACCACAGCCTCGGCGAGGCACAGGAGGGGTCAGCCAGTGCACACAGCCTCTGATCCTTCCTCCGTACCCTGAGACACTCGCCTTGGTTTCCCCAGATGGGCCCAAAAGCACAAGGATTGGAGATTCCAGAAGACGAGGCAGACATGGCTCCTGCTGCACATGTACGACAGCGACAAGGTCTGTGCCACCCAGGGGGAGGGTCTCCCAGGCGACAGGCCTGTGCACTCAAGGGCCCCTGAGGGCAGAGGCCACAAGCCGAAAGACTGTCCTGACGGTCCCATGGGGAGCTCAGCCTTCCCCATCCTGCGTTTGGAGAAGCAGAGGTACTCCTGCCCCTGCCAGGACCCCGGCACCCAGCCTCGAAGGCCCAGGCAAACCTGCCCCCTGGTGCAGGCCCCTGCCTGTGTGGGCACGGCACCGTGCACACTGCTTTTCATGCCGACTGGATTTCCTGGAGTGAGGTGGGGTCAGATACACAAGCCCACAGCGGGAGGGGTCAGAGCCCAGGCCGAGCGCCCCAGGCCACGGCTGTTCCGCCTCCACACTCCCACGGGCAGCCAGGGCCGCTCCTGCCACACCAGCACCCTGGAGTTTCCTGTTACACGGCTCCAGGCATGTCAGGTGCGCTCTGTGTGTTGGGGTGCAGGGGGCACCTGTGTCTGTGGACAGACCAGGTGAGGGCCATGCCTATCCCATCCGTGTCCCACCTCAGCCAGGACATCCAGGCACAGATCTGTGACCTGCCATGGTGGGCGTGCATTGGTTTCATGGATCTTGAAATAGAACAAATTCAGAGGACATTCGTTGGCCCCACAAAGTGTCAGGTCACAGAGATGAGTGTCCACACTCGCTCCCAAGAGTGCCGTAGTTTCAGCTCTTACACTCAGGCCACTGAGCACTTAGACTGTGTCTGCCTCCTGTGAGGAAGGTCTCCAGCTTGGTGCTTTTGCTGGGGGTGGGCGTCCGCGTCCTGATGCCAGCACTGGAACACCGTACTTCCCCAGTGAATTGGCACCCTGCTGAAAATAAACTGGTGGAAGGTTTCTGCGCTCTGTTCTATTCTGTTTATCATGTGCCTGTCCTTATGCCAGGACCTTGCTGTCAGGAAGGTCTGGAGGCCACACACATAGGTGGCAGCTGCCTCTAGAGGTGACAACACCTGGAGCCCGGGTACTGCCAGGCCTGCAGTGCACCCTGCCTTTTATGTCCTCAGACTCCAGACTGCTCGAGCTTCTTTTCTTGGGTCTGCTGAGCACTGTCACCTCTGTCTTCCATCTCCCAGAGTACTGTGACTGTCACCACCTCATTCTTTGTCCTAGcagatatatttctttaaaactttcgTGTTTGGTGGCGTTCACGAGGGCATGGTGGTGCCAGCCTCTAACCGCAGGAGCACTTGAGACTTGTGAAGGAATGGTCAAGGCAGGGGAGGCGGCCCCTCCTCGTGTGCTGGCCTCTTGCCCTCAGCAGGGCAGGAACACCACAGCTTGAGGGCCTTCGCGTGGCCCTCCCTGGTGGGAGAACACCGGTGCGTCATGTTCCGCTGCTCAGGGTCTCTGCTGAGGccgcctggccctggccctgacACTCTCCTTTCTCCCCCACCAGGTTCCCGACGAGCACTTCTCCACCCTCCTGGCCTACCTGGAGGGGCTGAAGGGCAGGGCCCGTGAGCTGACGGTCCAGAAGGCGGAAGCCCTGATTCAGGAACTGGACGAGGCAGGCACAGAGACCGCCCTGCTGGGGAAGGCCCAGCGCCTCCGACAGGTGCTACAGCTGCTGTCCTAGTGCGGGGACAGGGTGGCGCTGAGCTGCCCTGGGCCTCTTCAGGACGCACTGAGGTCCCAGTAGGTCCAAAAGAAGCAAGTAGGGGCACGAGTAGGTGGAGCCAAGCAGAGCTGGGCTTCTGAGCACCAGGCCCTTGGAGGGACCCTAGACCCCTCCTCTGAACTCCTGACCTGCCTTGACCAGGGACTGTTTTCATGGGTGACTGTTTTCAGGTTTTTGTACCTTCAGGACACAGCATGATCTCCCTGAAGAAACCCTGGACACCAGTTCCAGCCCCAAGTGGCCCCAAAACCCAGATGTCTATTTTTCTACCAGGGGTGTCTTAACAACTGTCCAGCACTGACCTTCCCTGCCAGCTGGGCTTGCTCAGTGTTTGGGATGTGGGGTCCCCAAGCTGGCTGCACCTTCCATCTGACAGCCTTCCAGCGTGGGCCTCACCTCCTTGTGCAGCCTCCAGCCTGTCTTTGGGGAAACCCCGTGGGGAGCAGCAGTCGACCCCGGGCCTGCACACCCCACTTTCAATAAAATCCAGCCCTCTGTTCCGCTCTCGCTAGCCACGGATTGCGGAGGGTTTTCCGGTGCAGGCGTGCTTCGGGCCACCACTCCTGTCTTCAGCGGTAGCCTCTCCAGGACGCATCCCTGCTCTGTGTGTGACAGTCTAGCAGTCGGTGCTCTCGGGTCACCTTTTCCAGGTTTTGCAGTGATGCTCCTGGCAGGGCACACACCCCCCACAGCAAACACGGGTTCTCACCCCTAACCGCCCGGTAACAGGATGTGCGGTTGCAGCAGAGAGAGTGCCGGCCGGGCAAGGGGCTGGGGCTGAATCCAAGCTGCCCGCAGGAGCCCTCGAGGCCTGAGAGTGACCCCAGTGgttctcagcctcctcagccagcGAGAGTGGCCCCAGGCCTTGCCTGGATCACCTTCACAAAGCAAGATACTCAGTCCTCAGCTGCCACCGAAGAGGGTGTCCTTAAACAACATATGACCCCTGCACATGCCTTCCACAAAGGTGGAGTCCAGCCCCCTCTGAACAATCAGCACCCCCGCCGCCCCGAGCCAGCCACCACAGGACTCCTGAGGCAGATAGAGGACACAGCCCCACCTGGTGCTCTCTGGACATGTGCCCAGCCACAGGGACAGCCACCTGTGGGTGCTCTAAACCCAGCCTTCAAGCCACTCCAGCTATGCAAGTGGACAGAAATGAGCTGCCCCCCAAGCCTTTGAAACAGCAGCGTCCCTGTTCCTGGTCACCAGTGCTTGAGTCAGGAGCGAAGCAGCCTCGGGGAGAGGGACGTGCAGTGGCATTGCTGGTCACAGCCCAGGCAGAAGCACAGGCCCTTCTCCCAAGGCAGGTCATGGGCAGCTGTGGCCATCCCTAGCCTGGGTGAGCCTTGCCTGCAGACCCTTGTTACCTGTCACCACAGACCTCTAGACTCTTGGGATTAGAAGAGACCCAAGGGTCTTGCCACCAGGATCTCACCTGCACCCACCTGCTGTGCAGTCTGGGGCTCCTTGCTGCACCCCAGGCAGTgtctggccctggccctgccacCTCTGCAGCTGAGTTCCTAACCACATGACATGCCACAGATCCAGGGTAGTGACGCAGGGTGGCCCTTGGGAGCAGCACATGAAGTCCTGGGCCTTCTGCCATGGGCAGGGTCACAAACAGACCATTCTTCCCCACATGGATCTGAGGTCCTCATGTTGGCACCTACAGTGCGTGTGAGGCACCTCGGCCCTGCAGAGCAGCTGCCTGCGTCAGCCCAGTGTGACGACATGTGCAGTCAGGTGCAGCTTGACTCTTCCCAAGCTTTGAGGCCTCCCTAGTTAGTACACCAGGAAGTAGGCAGGCAGCGATGAAGACCCACAGGTACAAAGAAGGGGAAGTGGTTTTAAAAATCAGGGTTGATAGGTCAAGAACCATATCTCTGGGTTTCCTGGCAGCCGAGGTAAAAAGGGAGATGTGAGAAAGACTGCACGTCTGTCCGTGGAAAGCGGTATTGGAGACCGAGACCTACTCGTGACATCAGCACCAGTGTTCACCTATCACCTGCTGGAGAGgggctctttcctttctttttttttttttccttttttttttttttttttttttttttttttttctttttttttctttttattgtaaacaaatgggatacatgttgtttctctatttgtacatggcgtaaaggcataccatttgtgtaatcataaatttacatagggtaatgttgtttgattcattctgccattttttcccttcccccccacccctcccacccttcccctccatctatacagtccttccttcctccattcctgcccccctccctaaacccaactccaaccccaacactaacccttcccacccccattatgtgtcatcatccacttattagcgatatcattcttcctttggttttttgagattggcttatctcacttagcatgatattctccagtttcatccatttgcctgcaaatgccataattttatcattctttatggctgagtaatattccattgtatatatataccacattttctttatccattcatcaattgaaggacatctaggttggttccacaatctggctattgtgaactgagcagctatgaacattgatgtggctgtatctctgtaatatgctgattttaagtcctttgggtataggccaaggagtgggatagctgggtcaaatggtgtttccattccaagttttctaaggaatctccacactgctttccagagtggctgcactaatttgcagccccaccagcaatgtaagagtgtacctttctccccacatcctcgccaacacctgttgtggttgtattcttgataattgccattctaattggggtgagatggaatcttagggtggttttgatttgcatttctcttattactagagatgttgaacatttttccatatgtttgttgattgcttgtacatcttcttctgtgaagtgtctattcatttccttagcccatttgtcaattggattatttacattcttggtgtagagttttttgagttctttatagattctggagattagcgctctatctgaagtatgattggcaaagattttctcccactctgtaggctctttctttgcattgctgatagtttcctttgctgagagaaagctttttagtttgaatctatcccagttattaattcttgcttttatttcttgtgctatgggagtcctgttgggGCTCTTTCCTTTCTAAGGTCGCTGTCACAGGTGATCACAGAGTGCCAGTCTCTACAGCATCTCTGGCAGAATGTGCAGAGGGAGATGATCCAGAGATGTCACCTGGGACCAAGAAGTTCCCTGGGGGTCATATGGTGCCAGTCAGAGGTGGCGTTCCCAGGGTGACCAACGTGAGTCTCGGGATTGGACTTCGAGTCCTTGCCTTGCCTTGCCCGAAGTTCACGGGGGACAACTTGGGTCTGGAAATCTCGGGTGGATGACTGTTTCCTCTGCCCTACAAACTAGAAGTATCCCCAGTGTCCATCAAGCAGGGACTGGACAAAGTGCCACTCAGCATCAAAAAGGAAGAACTGTGGACACAAACAAGGACGTGCTACCAGAGACCACTCATGAGGTCCTAGGAGCTGTGAGCTAACAGACAGTAGCAGAAGGCACAGGTGGAACTGGCCCAGAGGGCAGAGGGACTGGGTGGAGTGCCACCTCCTGACCGGGGTGGCCACACGTGCGTGCGGGCATCAGAATCCATTAGACCCTGCGCCTTACACTCATAATTCCTCactaaagttaattttaataaacGAGTGTTCCCCAGGAGACCTCTGGGACAAAGACACACCTTCAGGACAAAGGTCACAGAGACACACCTGCAGGGCAAAGCCTGCCGGCAACATGGAATGGTAGAAGAGAACAGGCACGCCATGTTCATTTCCTCTTAAGGTTTGTCTTTATCAGAGCACATGTGTGCATGCTTGAACGATCAAATCACTATTCAAAAGTCAGAATGGTGTTGGAGGCCATGGCACATAGGTGGACCAGCACCAGAACTTTCTGGGTGAGGGGCATCCACTGATTGGGTTGGTGGTACCCTTGCAGACCCATTGGAGCACCTTCCAGAAGACCAACCTTGAGGAGGTAGCTTCTGTCCagtgtttcctttttttggggggagaggggtaccagggattgaacgcaggggcactggacaactgagccacatccccatcccacatattttatttagagacagggtctcactgagttgcttagcaccttgctgttgctgaggctggtttggaactcgagatcctcctgcctaagcctcccgcctcagcctcccgagctgctggaattacaggcttgcaccactgtgcccggctgtcCACTGTATCTTGAAGGATCTCTGAGAAGCATGGTTCCGTGGGCCTCCCATGAAAACTGGGTATTCAGCTCCTCAGCTCCACCTGACAGTGCCTCCTGCCTTCTGCATCCCCAAGACAATCCTGTCCTTCCAGATAAATCTGGGGTACCCACTCCCATAACCGTGCGAGACGTGGAGGCCGTCCTGGGTCTGTTCTTGGGCTCCTCTGGAGCATCTGcctgctgtttttattttcttctcccaacTGTCCCACTCTGATCTCTGATGCAGCAGGCTGGGCTTCTGTCGCCTTGCTCCATGCTGGTGCTGGCCACGGTCCTGCCCCCAACGCCCTTCTGGCGGCACAAGCCTTTCAGCCGCTCCTGAGCACAGGCACTATGCCTGGTCaccacctcctgcctcccagctGAGCGCAAGTTGCACCCAGCCTCGGTCTCCATATCTGTCCGCAGGGAACTTGTAACCCTTTATACCCTCCTCAGCTTTGGAGGACTCAGACGATTCAGTAAAGAAGCTTCAGACTGGGTAGTGATGAAGGTTAGAATCGTCTAGACTCACCCACGTGGCATCTTGTCCCGAAGGCCAGGGATTCCTCCCTGCTTCAAAGCCCACTCGCCCTGTTCCCAACCTCCTGGGGCAGGTGAGCAGCATGGCCCCAGGGCTCAGCATGGGCGACAGCAGACAGCCCCCCAGAATCCAGCAGTGCTGAAGGGCTGGCCCGGGGCCTCTGTTCCCCCGTGTGCTGCCTTTTGCCCAGCCCTGGGGGAGATCAGCAGAGTGACCCTCCTGGATCAGAGGCCTCCCCTTCCCAGCAGCCTCCCCACTCCCTGTTTGGGGTTGGCCCCTAGACTCTTGGCATCTCCACCCTGCATTTCCCTCAAAGCTCAAAAGTCCTGCAGTCATGGTGGCCCATTTCACCAGTGAGTAAATTGAGGCTCAGGGTAAGAAGAATTTGTTTCAGGACCCCAGGCATTGGGGCAGACCATGTGCCCATCTCAGGGCACGTGTAAGCTGGCCCCTACAGAGTATAGACTTGGTGGGGGCTGCGGGGCTGGAGGCAGCACCTAGTGACATGCAGGGCCTCCAGGCATGACCCCCAGGTGCCCCAAGAACGAGGTAGGTTGCAGGACTCCTGGACTGAGGCTAATCTTTGGGTAGACATCACTCCTGAGCCCAGGCACCATCTGTGATCTCCCTGTACCCCAGAACTGTACATGCTTGGTGGACACTGGCCTGGGGAGGGAACAGATCAGGAGGACACACGGGAGGGCTGCAGAAGAGGCATCGTCCGAGGACCTGGGCCCCCTACAGGGTCTGGTAGGGGACTGGCGTAGTGGAGGTAGGGAGTTAGGGAGAACAGGGTGCAGGAGAGGGGtgccctgctgccctgggagCCAGAGTGGAGAAGTGATCCACATTTGGGTGTGGGATCCtgggagggagcccagggcctcagagGGATGGAATCGGCAAATAGGGTCATTTGGCTACGGAGGGGCATTTCTGACCCTGTGGTATTCAGATGAGGTCGTTTGCAGTCCATTCTGGACAGGGTAGCCTCACCCCCTGAAGACAGGCCTATGGCATGGCATAGAAGCCATGTGGTGGCTGTGGTCGGAGAGGTGCTGATGCGGGAGGCGTGGCCTGGCCATCCGCCTGCCACTCATCCTCAGGAACgctgctccccacccctgccattCACACCAGAGGCCCGGGTGGGGCAGCCGCTGGGAGTTTGCCTAGTGGAAGCAGCTAGGGCCAGGGCACCGCACACAGGGTCTGGGCACGTGGCCGCATGGTGAAGGCTGGGGCAGGCGTGGTGTCCAGGGCAGCGGGGCTGATGCCAGGCGGAGGCAGCAGGCGGTACCGCTGGAGGAGGCCAGCAAACAGCAGGAAGAGCTCGGCCCTAGCCAGGCTCTCCCCCACACAGACTCGGCGGCCTATGAGGGAAATGGAGACCCAGGTGGCATGCAAGGCCTGCTCCTGGAGGGGGTGTCCCTTTGGGTGAAGCCAGGAAGGTGGCCAGGGAGTGTGCCTTGAGGGCTGGGCACTTGTGGGGTACCTGCAGAGAAGGGCAGGAAGGCGGCCCGCTTCACAAAGTGCCCATCTGCATCCAGGAAGTGGCCTGGGTTGAACTGGTCTGGGGTCTCC contains the following coding sequences:
- the C18H7orf50 gene encoding uncharacterized protein C7orf50 homolog, translated to MGGAARLKAGLRVSEALGRTEAGLLALAGRAQVRAGLYRMAKQKRKGPEVTARKSKKVKKASAEEKPRAPEATADKEEASPKGEAASRVQDPGPELSPEERRVLERKLKKERKKEEKNRLREAGIAAAQNPPARRSGAELALDYLCGWAQKHKDWRFQKTRQTWLLLHMYDSDKVPDEHFSTLLAYLEGLKGRARELTVQKAEALIQELDEAGTETALLGKAQRLRQVLQLLS